In Euphorbia lathyris chromosome 2, ddEupLath1.1, whole genome shotgun sequence, the sequence TATAAGTTTTATGTAACTAATCCAGTAACTTACAAAAAATAAACAGCATCTTCTTTAGAATTTGAATGGGTCAGATTTGTCCTTATCCTAATTTGGGGTTTTGGAAAAGGAAAGTTTTTCAATCAGCATAATGTTACATTGGAAATTTCTTCGGCCATGGTGGAATAATCCTTGGTTGAAAATAAGGCAAATATAGGCCGAACAAGCAAAACAAGCTAATGCTAAAGATTGGCTGAATCGGGCCAACTTGTGGAAAACAGGTCCAGTGAGACCTCAGGTCTGCAAGGATTAGGCGCGTTGAAACCTCGAGTCTGCGAAAATCAGGCTCAGAGAAACCTCAGTTTGGCGAGGATTCTGCCCAACCCGCGGCCAGAATGCAGCTCCAAGGAAGCCTCATGCAATTCATAAGTTAGAAAAATATCCCAAGGAAACATCTACATAATTATTATTAACCACAAACGGATGTAATTATCTAGAGTATAGACTGAACTATGTAAAAATCTAGTTTGGGAAAAAACTAGATATGTAATGTAAGCCACGCATTTGGGAGGCCAACCACTATGAATAGGTCATCCCGCCTCGCCTCATTTGTTAGACGATAGGCAAGTTTAACAAATGCAATAGGTCATCCACTATGAATAGGTCATCCACGCATTTGGGAGGCCAACCACTATGAATAGGTCATCCCGCCTCGCCTCATTTGTTAGACGATAGGCAAGTTTAACAAATGCAAGAAAGCCGCAAGGCATTGTGTTattgaacattcaaagcttccTATTCTTTTGTTTTCCCAAAAGACACAAACGTCTCATATATTGCACACCATACACACTTCAATAGATTTACTTAGTGATCTTTGATAGCAAGATCGTTAAGTGTCGTGCGGGTAAACAATAGTCCCGTGACAATAAGATCTTCCCGAGATTGAGCATTTTTTCTTAAGCCAAAATGTCTTCAGATTTCTTCAAAGACCACAAACAGAGTAATATGGAAATGAAAACAATATTTATTTCTGTTCTACAATTTGTGCTTATAGCTCATAGCTTGGGAAGAAGCACAAAGACAACAAGTAGGCAGGAATAAATATCAAAGGTTATTATTTATTACCCAGTATATGAATTAGGAAAACAGATAGCATACTTCACACATCCAaactttttcctttattttattatttgtgTGCACTTCTCAACTACATCCATTTCCAGAAAATATGTAGGCTTCAAAAATGCCATAactgtaaaaaaaaatgtaacacACCATTatcaaaaatattaatataagatTGGGGGAAGTCCTCTTAACTTTCCATCTACATTTTCCCACATCTGACCCAAATACAGCTTGCTTACCACCTTAACTTCAAACAAGTGGTCTGGATTGGATGCCCAAATGCCAATACAGGCAAATGCAGAGGAGAGAAAGAACTTCCATGATGAACACCCAAGGCTGAAAACTCCCTGAGGAGAAAAACTCGCAAACCGGAGCTTCAAGAACTGTAATGTTGTAATTCAACCAAAAAAAGAAGTACAAAATCTTCCTTTAGACAAAAAAATATTCTGCTGTATCAAACACCAGGACCTTCTAGTTACCTGGGATAAAGAGATTGTAGGAAATTTAGATCATAATATTTGCACAGATAGGTATTAGCACCTAACAGGTAAGCAAATATCTGATTATACAGTAAAGTCAGCAATCACAAGAAGAATTCTTAAACTGAAATGCTCACAATTTCTATGAAACTATGTGAATACTAAAGCCCCATCATATACTGCTTGCTAGAGAATAGAAACAATGGAAAAGGGTTCACAAATCTTAAGGAAACGTTGACAGCTTGCTATTACACACAATCACCCATAACATGATATTATATTAAACTATTTTCTGTCAAAGAAAACACAACTTTACTTCTTAACTAAAATGGAGAATATATTTTGCTAATGTTGCATTAATGACAAGGAAACCAGGAATGGTATTAGGAAACAAATGAAGAATCAGAAGCATCAactgtaacaccctggtccaatattgtaacaccctggtccaataccatgtagatattgtccgctttggcccaattccaacacattgggcctcacggctttaaaacgcgtctgcatgtattggattcacactTTACTAATAAACCCCAATCActtcctctccatttccgatgtgggattcagttcattcctgtccccatcaccatcccttagggccgctccttgctcaggccttcttaccccggcgccacccactccggacccgGTCGTTACATCAACTAAGCAaactaagcaaacttggaagaaTTTAGTGCAATCCAAACGCTGATGTTGTTGTCCTAAGACAACTAACAGATCAGACAAATGTCACAAAATTTAGAGCATTACTATTAGTACTTATGTCCCTCTTACAACCTATTTGATTAAACTCAACCACTAAACAGGTAGTGTTTTCACTTATCACATTAAAACAACgacaacaacaataataatagtaataatggTAAAAAATAAAATGCAGGAAAGGGTTTGTTGGATACGTACTACTTTTCTTGTGCCACTTTTCTATACTTCCATACCAATTCCATTGGAAACAAAGTGCTACCAGCCGTATTATACCCGCAGAAAATACCTCAACAAATGCCATTAAGGATGATCTCTGAGGAGATAAACCAGCAGTTGCAATGCTCAATAAGGTTCCCTCAAAGTTGCAATTGACGAAAAAAACACCAGATTTGAGGCCATCTAAAGCTCTTTTTGCAACTTCTTCTGCTTTCATGGCAGTAGAGGAGCCAGCAATGACACTTGTGAGTTGTGGCCTCATTTTGTTTTCTGCAATTAATACGCATATTGTAGTACAAGGAATCAATGGTCTTACCAAAACATGAGGCTCCTACAAAGTAGAAAGCAGACAAATATTTGAAATGTAGAGCCTATAccaaaaaaacataaatgtGACCATTTTCCAATATCTCACATCACAATCAAGCGTCCTGAGTAGGTGAGATCAAGTGCAAAAAATCTCCCCTTTTGTCATTGATGCAAATAACCACAATAAATTCAAAAATGAACTAACTAGGCTCTCCAATTACAATGGCTTAGATTGAGTTAAAAAGCATGTAAGGGATGCCTAAACTTCAAATCTACATAATTAAAACCTAATTAATCAAGACTAATGATTGATGCCGTCTCAAAACCCTAAGCAAAAGAACCAATAACTTAACTCTTATATTGGACCTCAAACCTGAGGCAGAATTCATACCTTCAGCAAACCCAGGAGTGTCAGTGTCCGGAGGGAATATGAGAGAGACATGTATATTATCCGCAATAACTTCCTGTTGTAATGCTTCTGCTAAGCCTCGGAGGCCAAATTTACTAGCTGAATAAGCAGTGTAGCCATAAATACCCACCTAAAATATTACCCCACATCAACATGATAAGCTACAACTGTTTGATAATAATCCCCAAGGGGCAAGAGGAAAATAAATAGCATAGGAAAAAGTGCAAAGTTCATTTCAATTCTACGCATAGAACCAACAACAAACAAAATTTAGTAAAGATGCGAGTCAATTGGACTGAATTTCATCAATATTAACCATAGTCATGTACCTGACCGGCCTGCGATGACATGAGAGCAATAGAGGTGGGAGAACGTTCCTTCCTTGTCTTCATTCCAGGTAAAACAGCTTTAATCATGTTAAAACTCCCCATCAAATTCACATCTATCATGAACTTAATCTCATCCAATTCCTGCTTATTCAGCTCCTGAGGCAGAAATACCCCCTGATTTACCACCAAGACATCGATGGGGCCTGCGTCGGACACTGCTTTCTTTAAGGAATCGAAATCTCTCACATCAGCAGCATAAATTGCCACTTCAATGCCGGTGGAACGCTGGATTGAATCCTTCGCTTGCTCGAGCTTCTCAAGCGACCTAGCGAGGATAGACACTCGAGCTCCTTCCGCTGCGGCTTGATGAGCCAAGGCAAGTCCGATACCGCTGGATCCACCGGTGATGAAAACATGACGGTTCTTTATCGGTATCTTGACGGGGCGGGGCCTGACGATTACGACTAGGATAGCAAACAGAGAGagcgggaggaggaggaggagaagaagaagaagccagagGTAAGCTAAGTTAGGATCCGCCATTGATGAAGCTCCGAAAACGTAGCGAAGATAGACGGTGGCGATAAGTTTCATATACTTTATGGATCTTTCCCCTCATGGAAATGGGGATTGAATTGGTTGGGATTGGGCACCACCGCACCAGCCGGCCCGGGCTCGTTTGCTTGGcccttgggattcactcctctGTTTTGACTTCAAAGAAACGGTAAAGCGTTTCAACGTCTGGAAATGGCTGTATCGGAGTTCAACACGAAACGACAAGGGCAAAACGACTTGTAGTTTTGTCGGTCAGCTTCTACtcttatttttgtgttttaattcaaGTGAAGTGAACATTATGAAATTGAGAGATATTGGACTTAGATGTGTTAATTGCGATTTATTTGGTAAGTCCAACCCACAACTAACCAACCACTCAttttttgaattaatttttttacttttacaaAAGAAGGCTAAAGAGCTCAGGGATAGacggaaaaaaaagaaaagaaaagtaacCAAAAAAATTCAGAACTGTATCGAAGAACACTAAACTCATAAACTCATGATGATTTAAAGAATAAGAATCTGTGAAATTCGTCAATCAGTCATCCGTTCTATTTACATTCCCTATAGGTATGTACAAATCAATCCTGGTCCCGAATAGATAAGCGGTGATAGATAAGCCATAGAAGGATGATAGTTCTCAACGGGACAAGTCCTAAATCACACAGAACAACTTGCGAGTCTAACTCGTCAATAATCTTCTTAAATCCTTTTTTCCAAGCAAGCATGTGACCAAAATACAAACCCCAAAGATTCGTCATCGAAGAAGCCCCCACACCACAAAGCAAACTCATTTCGTAACAGATCTTCGGCTGAGGCAGGATCATGGTTCCCTTTATAGTATACCTGGGCAAGGGTCGGGCTGGGCCGGGCTCGGGGCGGGCCTGTCGGGCTTTTAATAAAGTTTGGCGAGCCCAAACCCAGTCCAGCCCGTAATCGGACTCGGTCTGGGCTTGGGCCTAAGATATGAATCACAAGCCCGCCCGTCCAAGCCcatctatatattaaaaaatatattataatttatatttatatattatatattataatttatataaatatgtatatattataatttatataaatatatatatatatatatatatatatatatatatatatatattataagttatatatatttatatatataacagcAAACTTTTGTTCTTTTGAAATATATAACAGCAAACTTaagttttttttgaaaaaaaaagttatttatatttctttttataaaaatatattataatttatataaatatatatataaagtatatcgggccgggccgggcaGGCCCGATGTAAAAATTGTAAAGCTCAAGCCCGCTCAGTTTTTGGCGGGTTTATACGGGCTTGGGTCGGGCCTAACATCATTTTCATGTGTCCAAGCTCGGCTAAATGGGTCTGGGCCTGGGCTCGCCGGACGGGCTCGCCGGTCCATGCTCAGGTCTACTTTATAAGCATCTAGGGGTGTGCATTGGTTCGGTTtaccgaaccgaaccgagtgAATTCGGTTTTTCAGTTCGATTTTTTAACATTTCGGTTCGGtattggttttaattttaaatgtatttcgatattcggttcggtttgacagaaaatgtaaaaaaaaaaaaacgaaccacaccaaattacacatattttatatatatatatatgattatacaagtttattttttttactgttgttgagataataacctaatatagatatattttggaaatatttcaatgttgttgaggtaaatttaatgagaaaatatagtgatttttatttgttatttttaacttaatttggtttgttcggtttaaaccggaCCGCATATTTCGGTTTAgttttaattcggttttaccTATTATTCAGTTTGGTATCGGtgtgaattattttgatcatttcggtattcggttttttcggttcggttcagttttGTACCAGTGCATACCCCTACAGGCATCGTCCATGTCCAGCTTAACTCAACTTGTATTTAGAGGCTTCCAAGAGATCCAAATAGTGTATGGGGTTGTAAGAGACCACGACTTCATAATCGTATAAGCTGCCACAATCTCATTCTAACCGTGAATTAAAAATCGAGATATTACGAGAGATATGTTTTCCATTAAACACTAACTCAtttctgttgaaacacaatttccaagaGTTTTTTATTCTGACAAAAATAACTTAATCAGAACCCCAAAATCAGATTAAGCAATAAAATCTTAAGTTTAAATTAATTGTTATTCACTAACATATTTTTTTGAGTGTATTAATGAACTTGAGTACAAGAAAATTAAATGGGCTTGAGGAATTAAAAGCCCGAATAACTTCCAGAGGTCGCAACAATCTAGAAGCCCACAAGGTAAAACGAATGGACAGCTGACATTGTACGCATGGTCCCAAGACCTGACATGAAGTACAACACTATAAAAGCAGTGTCCCCTCACCATACCTCTGTCACAAGCACAGTCGAAAAGGTTATAGAAAACCACAGCTCAAGAACAAAAGAGCCTCTGAATATGCAATAGAAgtttttgttggtcccgtgtaattagttccaatggggggttaggaactaatgtaactttttcgcttaattatactgacttagctaattctttaaattactttacTCAGTTTGGGTCAGCAAGGCCGAGcaagatgtaagacagctttagtcagaggctgactagaaccgttttacttgtgagttgggaattaacacttaaggtcagcttccaactcatcactctgattactcagtgtcagcttatacaatttatatcctgagtaatttaagcaagcaacacatacatgtatatattgagagaaggagttagaaattacttagcagacttatcctggtttggcctcaccgcctacgtccagtccccagaatccttccggtctttttcaatccaatactgagctctttaaaggtagagcacaaaccatttacaagcaattgagtatgcaagagtaccttcctctattcgtctactcaacccctactgagcgctataaccaaacactcagatttttctctaccactgagtactaaaaccgagtactcagcaccactctctcaatctttacaaatgatacaaatttgttctttctagatgaagaacactttagatgaatacaaattcaatctagacttttacacaaaaataggatttgggtgtaagtatttgcttttcttgtttgtatgtgcttgtatgtatgctttttttcttttgtttttcggcaaaggatccaagtgaagaacttgtccttttatagtgaattctgaggctgcaatcatttgaattcggatgtatccgttaaattcaaacggtcttcttacGTCATTCACTAGTCAGCATACAGTTTttacaggccaatcctgtcgtctgaatttagcaggcgtcaggcttatcttcttccgccaggttcgtcttctagcgccagtttcgtcttttagccaaaggccagttgacccatg encodes:
- the LOC136219792 gene encoding 3-dehydrosphinganine reductase TSC10A-like, with translation MKLIATVYLRYVFGASSMADPNLAYLWLLLLLLLLLPLSLFAILVVIVRPRPVKIPIKNRHVFITGGSSGIGLALAHQAAAEGARVSILARSLEKLEQAKDSIQRSTGIEVAIYAADVRDFDSLKKAVSDAGPIDVLVVNQGVFLPQELNKQELDEIKFMIDVNLMGSFNMIKAVLPGMKTRKERSPTSIALMSSQAGQVGIYGYTAYSASKFGLRGLAEALQQEVIADNIHVSLIFPPDTDTPGFAEENKMRPQLTSVIAGSSTAMKAEEVAKRALDGLKSGVFFVNCNFEGTLLSIATAGLSPQRSSLMAFVEVFSAGIIRLVALCFQWNWYGSIEKWHKKSSN